The following proteins are encoded in a genomic region of Halopelagius longus:
- a CDS encoding inositol monophosphatase family protein has protein sequence MTTRETLSVDAAYEGAEYANRHFRSDLTVERKSSKTDVVTDIDRATQRRVVSVIRDQFPDDAVVGEEEDERKTVPEEGYAWIIDPIDGTQNYTRGMHDWVTSVAVVEDGTPLSAVNVAPARGETYRATENGTRCDGRPVSVTDATDPETFVVAPTLRWTAENADTVGSLSKILTERFGEVRRLGSAQLTLSMVASGALDAAVAFDEDPNAWDTVAGAYHVTQAGGTVTDLDGDPWRPHARGIVASNGHAHDALLDAVNAASE, from the coding sequence ATGACGACGAGAGAGACGCTCTCCGTGGATGCGGCCTACGAGGGAGCCGAGTACGCGAACCGGCACTTCCGGTCCGACCTGACCGTCGAGCGAAAGTCGAGCAAGACGGACGTCGTCACGGACATCGACCGGGCGACGCAGCGTCGGGTCGTGTCGGTCATCCGCGACCAGTTCCCGGACGACGCCGTCGTCGGCGAGGAGGAAGACGAGCGAAAGACCGTCCCCGAGGAGGGGTACGCGTGGATAATCGACCCCATCGACGGGACGCAGAACTACACCCGCGGGATGCACGACTGGGTGACCAGCGTCGCCGTCGTCGAGGACGGGACGCCCCTGAGTGCGGTCAACGTCGCCCCGGCGCGCGGGGAGACGTACCGGGCGACGGAGAACGGCACGCGGTGCGACGGACGACCCGTCTCGGTGACCGACGCGACGGACCCCGAGACGTTCGTCGTCGCCCCGACGCTTCGGTGGACGGCCGAGAACGCCGACACCGTCGGGTCGCTCTCGAAGATACTCACCGAACGGTTCGGCGAGGTGCGGCGACTCGGCTCGGCGCAGTTGACGCTCTCGATGGTCGCCTCCGGCGCTCTCGACGCCGCCGTCGCCTTCGACGAGGACCCGAACGCGTGGGACACCGTCGCCGGCGCATATCACGTCACGCAGGCGGGCGGCACCGTCACGGACCTCGACGGCGACCCGTGGCGGCCCCACGCCCGCGGTATCGTCGCCTCGAACGGCCACGCCCACGACGCTCTCCTCGACGCGGTGAACGCGGCCTCCGAGTGA
- a CDS encoding helix-turn-helix transcriptional regulator has protein sequence MSDTEADAAVERIALLARSTARATLLVELMRRRELRRRELAECVDVSRTTLQRNLDTLAAAGWVRRSGRTYRITTAGDAVARSFEEFREVVEITERLSPFLRFVPREEFGADVRCLADADLLCADPPDPYAVRNRHVRALKEMDECRMAVPFTGLHAQETLRDRIVGHGARAELVVEPEVAETLRTKSRYASLYDEMAATGRYRVYVHEGPVRYGVALIDDTAQFVAHEEYEPRALVETDDDDAVSWAAAAFAEYKREATPLT, from the coding sequence GTGAGTGACACCGAGGCGGACGCCGCGGTGGAGCGCATCGCGCTTCTGGCGCGTTCGACGGCGCGGGCGACGCTACTCGTGGAGTTGATGCGTCGTCGGGAGCTCCGCAGGCGCGAACTCGCGGAGTGCGTCGACGTCTCTCGGACGACGCTCCAGCGAAATCTCGACACGCTCGCCGCCGCGGGGTGGGTCCGGCGGTCGGGACGGACGTACAGAATTACGACGGCCGGCGACGCCGTGGCGCGGTCGTTCGAGGAGTTTCGCGAGGTGGTCGAAATCACGGAGCGACTGTCCCCGTTTCTGCGGTTCGTCCCCCGAGAGGAGTTCGGCGCGGACGTTCGGTGCCTCGCGGACGCGGACCTCCTCTGCGCGGACCCGCCGGACCCGTACGCGGTGCGCAACCGCCACGTCCGCGCGCTGAAGGAGATGGACGAGTGCCGGATGGCGGTGCCGTTCACCGGCCTTCACGCACAGGAGACGCTCCGCGACCGAATCGTCGGCCACGGGGCGCGGGCGGAACTCGTGGTCGAACCCGAGGTGGCGGAGACGCTCCGGACGAAATCGCGGTACGCGTCGCTGTACGACGAGATGGCGGCGACCGGAAGATACCGGGTGTACGTCCACGAGGGACCGGTTCGCTACGGCGTCGCGCTCATCGACGACACGGCGCAGTTCGTCGCCCACGAGGAGTACGAACCGCGCGCTCTCGTGGAGACGGACGACGACGACGCCGTCTCGTGGGCCGCGGCGGCGTTCGCCGAGTACAAGCGCGAGGCGACACCCCTCACCTGA
- a CDS encoding glycosyltransferase family 2 protein, with amino-acid sequence MDRTAATGEASRTVPEETGRTDALIVIPAYNEAATIGSVVLEARTVAEEVLVVDDGSTDATAELAAAAGARVIRHDTNRGKGTAIENAFEYARENDWQYLVLLDGDWQHRPKEADALLTACAEGPANIVIGSRYLDGNRGETALYRRVGQRVLDGITEANTGYSVTDSQSGFRAFDRTAIETVAVTDAGFGVESQMLESASERGLTVDEVPISVNYDVPDPNTSNPVRHGFSVAVRLLRTGGIRYPRFFLGAPGALLAVVGFVGVWWTVTAEATWTLSLLVGLLLSSLLCLCGVVLTTMSVRTTRAGRH; translated from the coding sequence ATGGACAGAACGGCCGCGACGGGCGAGGCGAGTCGAACGGTACCCGAAGAGACCGGGCGGACAGACGCGCTGATAGTGATTCCGGCGTACAACGAGGCGGCGACCATCGGGAGCGTGGTACTGGAGGCGCGGACCGTCGCGGAGGAAGTTCTCGTGGTGGACGACGGGAGCACGGACGCGACGGCAGAACTCGCCGCGGCGGCGGGCGCGCGCGTCATCCGACACGACACCAACCGGGGGAAGGGGACGGCCATCGAGAACGCCTTCGAGTACGCCCGCGAGAACGACTGGCAGTATCTCGTCCTCTTGGACGGCGACTGGCAACACCGGCCGAAGGAGGCCGACGCGTTGCTCACGGCGTGCGCGGAGGGGCCCGCCAACATCGTCATCGGGAGTCGGTACCTCGACGGGAATCGAGGCGAGACGGCCCTGTACCGCCGCGTCGGCCAGCGAGTCCTCGACGGCATCACCGAAGCGAACACGGGGTACTCCGTCACCGACTCCCAGTCTGGCTTTCGCGCGTTCGACCGAACCGCAATCGAGACGGTGGCGGTGACCGACGCCGGATTCGGCGTCGAATCTCAGATGCTCGAGTCGGCCAGCGAACGCGGCCTGACGGTCGACGAAGTGCCGATATCCGTCAACTACGACGTTCCCGACCCGAACACGTCGAACCCCGTCCGTCACGGCTTCTCCGTCGCGGTGCGACTCCTCCGGACGGGCGGCATCCGCTACCCCCGGTTCTTCCTCGGCGCGCCCGGTGCGCTACTGGCGGTAGTCGGGTTCGTCGGCGTCTGGTGGACCGTCACCGCCGAGGCGACGTGGACGCTCTCGCTTCTCGTCGGACTCCTCCTCAGTTCGCTCCTCTGTCTCTGCGGCGTCGTCCTGACGACGATGTCCGTGCGGACGACGCGCGCCGGACGACACTGA
- a CDS encoding VOC family protein, with amino-acid sequence MSDLRAHHTGITVDDLDRSVEFYGDVLGFDVLDRFTVSGDAFATAVGVDGATGRFAHLDADGSRVELVEYDPAGEDVPTDEVNHSGAKHLGFAVEDVDAFYESLPDGVETLSEPQTTESGSRICFLRDPESNLVEIIEA; translated from the coding sequence ATGTCCGACCTTCGCGCGCACCACACCGGCATCACCGTCGACGACCTCGACCGCTCCGTGGAGTTCTACGGCGACGTGCTCGGGTTCGACGTCCTCGACCGCTTCACCGTCTCGGGCGACGCCTTCGCCACCGCCGTCGGCGTGGACGGTGCGACGGGACGGTTCGCTCACTTGGACGCCGACGGTTCCCGAGTCGAACTCGTCGAGTACGACCCCGCCGGGGAGGACGTTCCGACCGATGAGGTTAACCACTCCGGCGCGAAGCACCTCGGTTTCGCCGTCGAGGACGTCGACGCGTTCTACGAGTCGCTTCCCGACGGGGTGGAGACGCTGAGCGAACCGCAGACGACCGAAAGCGGGTCGCGCATCTGCTTTCTCCGCGACCCCGAATCGAACCTCGTCGAGATAATCGAAGCCTAA
- the pdhA gene encoding pyruvate dehydrogenase (acetyl-transferring) E1 component subunit alpha translates to MASTDDLFSRDPDDRVRVLDAEGNVVAPELVPELDDETFVAMYRDMRFCRRFDERMISLQRQGRMGTYSSLAGQEGSQIGSTYALAPEDVIAYQYREHGAVVARGFPWEYLLYWAGHERGNAELADIDVFPLNITIADHLPHVVGMAMATKLRDEDRVAVAHFGDGATSEGDFHEALNFAGVYDVPALFVCNNNQWAISTPRERQTASRTFAQKARAYGFEGIQVDGMDPLATYVVTRAAREKARSEAGERPRPTLIEAVQYRYGAHTTADDPSAYRDEDEVEEWRRKDPLDRFESFLRETGRLTDERVAAIDEEIEETLADAVERFEAHEADPEEMFEYAYEGETPTIREQRERFRELRDRYGDEAFLRDE, encoded by the coding sequence ATGGCATCGACGGACGACCTCTTCTCGCGCGACCCCGACGACCGGGTGCGGGTGCTGGACGCCGAGGGGAACGTAGTCGCGCCCGAACTCGTGCCCGAACTGGACGACGAGACGTTCGTGGCGATGTACCGCGACATGCGCTTCTGTCGCCGGTTCGACGAGCGGATGATAAGCCTCCAACGGCAGGGGCGGATGGGGACGTACTCCTCGCTGGCGGGGCAGGAGGGCTCTCAGATCGGTTCCACCTACGCGCTCGCCCCCGAGGACGTAATCGCCTACCAGTACCGCGAACACGGCGCCGTGGTCGCGCGCGGATTCCCGTGGGAGTACCTCCTCTACTGGGCGGGACACGAACGCGGCAACGCCGAACTCGCCGACATCGACGTCTTCCCCCTCAACATCACCATCGCCGACCACCTGCCGCACGTCGTCGGGATGGCGATGGCGACGAAACTCCGCGACGAAGACCGGGTGGCGGTGGCGCACTTCGGCGACGGCGCGACGTCGGAGGGCGACTTCCACGAAGCGCTCAACTTCGCGGGCGTGTACGACGTCCCCGCCCTGTTCGTCTGCAACAACAACCAGTGGGCCATCTCCACGCCCCGGGAGCGTCAGACGGCGAGTCGGACGTTCGCGCAGAAGGCGCGCGCCTACGGGTTCGAGGGGATTCAGGTCGACGGGATGGACCCGCTTGCGACGTACGTCGTGACGCGGGCGGCCCGCGAGAAGGCGCGGTCGGAGGCGGGCGAACGTCCGCGCCCGACGCTCATCGAGGCGGTCCAGTACCGCTACGGCGCGCACACGACGGCGGACGACCCCTCGGCGTACCGCGACGAGGATGAAGTCGAGGAGTGGCGGCGGAAGGACCCCCTCGACCGCTTCGAGTCGTTCCTGCGCGAGACGGGCCGCCTCACCGACGAACGCGTCGCGGCGATAGACGAGGAGATAGAGGAGACGTTGGCGGACGCCGTCGAACGCTTTGAGGCCCACGAGGCGGACCCCGAGGAGATGTTCGAGTACGCATACGAGGGCGAGACGCCGACGATTCGGGAACAGCGAGAGCGGTTCCGCGAACTCCGCGACCGGTACGGCGACGAGGCGTTCCTGCGGGACGAGTAG
- a CDS encoding TIGR03557 family F420-dependent LLM class oxidoreductase: MTEIGYTLSSEEHSPTDLVEHAKRAEEVGFDFLSISDHYHPWIDAQGNAPFAWTALGGVAEGTDDIDVGVGVTPPILRYHPALYAQMAATTAAMFDGRQFFAGVGTGENLNEHIYGDRWPEHEVRLEMLEEAVDVVRKLWTGERVSHHGKHYTVENARLYTLPDEQPPICVSAYGEHAAKSAAEIGDGFWSVGPQDVIETWEEHGGEGPRLCQLHACVAETEEEGISTAHEKWRNSGLPGELSAILPTPTHFEQATQMVSEEDIAEGSIMTGPDAQQHIDSIQEALDAGYDHVYIHQIGDDQEAVFDLYEEEVLPSFS; this comes from the coding sequence ATGACCGAAATCGGCTACACCTTGTCGAGCGAGGAGCACAGTCCCACCGACCTCGTAGAGCACGCAAAGCGCGCTGAGGAGGTCGGCTTCGACTTCCTCTCCATCTCTGACCACTACCACCCGTGGATAGACGCCCAAGGGAACGCGCCGTTCGCGTGGACGGCCCTCGGCGGCGTCGCGGAGGGGACCGACGACATCGACGTCGGCGTCGGCGTCACCCCGCCGATACTCCGCTATCACCCGGCGCTGTACGCGCAGATGGCCGCGACGACGGCGGCGATGTTCGACGGGCGGCAGTTCTTCGCGGGCGTCGGGACGGGGGAGAACCTCAACGAACACATCTACGGCGACCGTTGGCCGGAACACGAGGTCAGACTGGAGATGCTCGAAGAGGCCGTCGACGTCGTCCGGAAACTGTGGACGGGCGAACGGGTCAGTCACCACGGGAAGCACTACACCGTCGAGAACGCGCGACTGTACACGCTCCCCGACGAGCAACCGCCCATCTGCGTGTCGGCGTACGGGGAGCACGCCGCGAAATCGGCGGCCGAAATCGGCGACGGCTTCTGGTCGGTCGGACCGCAGGACGTAATCGAGACGTGGGAGGAACACGGCGGCGAGGGGCCGCGACTCTGCCAACTCCACGCTTGCGTCGCCGAGACCGAAGAGGAAGGTATCTCCACCGCCCACGAGAAGTGGCGCAACTCGGGACTGCCGGGCGAACTGAGCGCGATTCTTCCGACGCCGACGCACTTCGAGCAAGCGACGCAGATGGTCTCCGAGGAGGACATCGCGGAGGGCAGCATCATGACCGGCCCCGACGCCCAACAGCACATCGACAGCATCCAAGAGGCTCTCGACGCGGGCTACGACCACGTCTACATCCATCAGATCGGCGACGACCAAGAGGCGGTGTTCGACCTCTACGAGGAGGAAGTCCTCCCGTCGTTCTCGTAA
- a CDS encoding PadR family transcriptional regulator encodes MFDLTGFQRDTLTVIAGLEEPSGQEVKQELEKKHDDINHGRLYPNLDALVEEEYVEKGQIDRRTNYYELTEKGEVALVNRREWENSVVPPLGE; translated from the coding sequence CTGTTCGACCTGACCGGGTTCCAGCGCGACACGCTCACCGTGATCGCGGGCCTCGAGGAGCCCTCGGGCCAAGAGGTAAAGCAAGAACTCGAGAAGAAACACGACGACATCAACCACGGCCGACTCTACCCGAACCTCGACGCCCTCGTCGAGGAGGAGTACGTCGAGAAAGGACAGATAGACCGGCGGACGAACTACTACGAGTTGACCGAAAAGGGAGAGGTGGCCCTCGTAAACCGCCGGGAGTGGGAGAACTCGGTAGTGCCGCCCCTCGGCGAGTAA